GTTCTGTAATATCCCTGCTCTTCCCCTGGGAATGAATCCACGGATAAAGCATCCTTCAATTTATCTATAGGCGTATCCCCGTCAATAAGCCAGGAGCCATCCTCCAGACTGACAACCTGCGCTTCTACCGGCTCTCCAAGGGAATGGACATCTCCCACTATGGCCTCAAGTATGTCGTGAAGGGTAATAATGCCCTGAATACTCCCATATTCATCTGTAATCAGGGCAATATGCACGCCGGTTTCCTTGAATGACTCCAGGAGTTTAAGAATCGTCATAGCTTCAGGTGCAAAGAGAGGTTTTGTAATTGAGGCTCTTATATCAACTGTACCGCTTTCCACAAGCTTTGCGAGGATATCTTTTACGGACACCATACCGACAACGTCATTCATATCCCGTTCGTATACCGGAAAATTGGATCTGCCGCTTTCAATCATCTTCCGAAGGTTCTCATCGACCGGTTCGTCCAGGTCGAGCGCTATAATATCAGTGCGATGAGTCATCAAAGATTCAACCCTGCGGTCACCAATATCAAAAACACCTTCTATCATACTCAACTCTGCTCTCTCAAACACTCCGGCCTTGGTTCCTTCCTCAAGCATAATTTTGATTTCCTCTTCTGTTACCGGTGGCCCGGTCATCTTTCTGACCCTCATTAGCCGTAGCACTGTCTCGGTAGAGTGACTTAGAATAAGTACCAGCGGTTTTGCTATGAGAGAAAGAAAGAACATAGGTTTTGCAATATGGGAAGCAATTGCTTCCGCATTATTTAGAGCAAGCCGCTTTGGAACAAGTTCCCCAAAGACTAAGGTGAGATAAGTGATTGCGAGTACTACAAGGGTAATGCTGATCGTATCACTGTATGGAGCAAGAGCAGGAAATTCACGTAGATAAGTGGCGAGTCCTCCTGCCATCGTGGCTCCCCCGAATGCACCGGCAAAAATGCCAACCATGGTGATTCCGATCTGAATCGTAGAGAGGAACGGAGTGGGTTCATTAGCGAGTTTAAGCGCGGTGGCCGCCCGTTTATCTCCTTCTTCCGCTCGCTGCCTGAGACGGGTTTTCTTGGCTGAAACAAGGGCAAATTCCGACAAGGAAAAGATGCCGTTGAGTACTATAAGAATGAGGATAACCATTACTTCAAAGAAAGAAGGCATTTTTCAGGTATTGGACGGACTATAATTTAAACCTATAGTCTTCAGTGACAAACCTGTTTGTATCCAAAGACAATACACTAAGAGCCTATCCGAAAAGTCAGTAATGCATGTTGAAAAGTCACAATCGGCATATAATATCAGAGTGTTTTTTCCGGTTTTGCATATTGCAGATGATAAAAGTTATAGCAGGTAACCACTTTTCGGATAGGCTCTAAATGTTGCCTTTTACCTGGATTTGTTGCCTTTTACCTGGATTTATGTTATCTCTTTTTATTTCTTTCTTTTATTTCTTTCCCTGTTCTATGTTTTCCTTTCTTCTTTCTCTCCTGAAAGTTGGCCTCCTGACAAACCCTGGCTGCCTTGGAGGAGGTACTTCGCACCCTGAGCCCACGTCGCATTCGATAACGATTCCGCGGAGCAGACGTCCCAGAATATCCGATCCTGTTACTATACGCTTTTCTTCGCCCCAGTAAAGAATAAGGTCCTGGTCAATCACATCATCTTCCGGATAC
The genomic region above belongs to Methanosarcina horonobensis HB-1 = JCM 15518 and contains:
- a CDS encoding hemolysin family protein, producing MPSFFEVMVILILIVLNGIFSLSEFALVSAKKTRLRQRAEEGDKRAATALKLANEPTPFLSTIQIGITMVGIFAGAFGGATMAGGLATYLREFPALAPYSDTISITLVVLAITYLTLVFGELVPKRLALNNAEAIASHIAKPMFFLSLIAKPLVLILSHSTETVLRLMRVRKMTGPPVTEEEIKIMLEEGTKAGVFERAELSMIEGVFDIGDRRVESLMTHRTDIIALDLDEPVDENLRKMIESGRSNFPVYERDMNDVVGMVSVKDILAKLVESGTVDIRASITKPLFAPEAMTILKLLESFKETGVHIALITDEYGSIQGIITLHDILEAIVGDVHSLGEPVEAQVVSLEDGSWLIDGDTPIDKLKDALSVDSFPGEEQGYYRTIAGLIMFILQRIPKTGDHIELRGLRYEVVDMDGNRIDKVMVKQITEAPIK